One stretch of Alcaligenes faecalis DNA includes these proteins:
- the fdhE gene encoding formate dehydrogenase accessory protein FdhE, which translates to MNEVPVRRSVPSEESTRHFDPILRPELHELYTARASRLRELAQGHELEAYLRLAADVAQAQATVCQQGQSDASAVNPAEIARQGAWTAHLDALLEQLAPQASPTIAPHLDALRAMSAQARLEAGLALAQNQFGAVSQALAPFLWAALSLEVALAARAVPLPMASNEESASCPVCGGVPVASLIYKGTRQGLRYLHCSLCECEWHMVRAKCTNCADAGDLDYLSFDTTEAVVRAESCGHCHSYLKVISQEREPGAETVADDLASLVLDDAATEEGYGRTGLNPFALPDQAL; encoded by the coding sequence ATGAACGAAGTCCCTGTTCGCCGCTCGGTTCCATCAGAGGAATCGACGCGGCATTTCGATCCCATCCTGCGGCCTGAATTGCATGAGCTGTATACCGCCCGCGCATCCCGTTTGCGCGAACTGGCTCAAGGACATGAGCTGGAAGCCTACCTGCGTCTGGCTGCCGATGTAGCCCAGGCTCAGGCCACGGTGTGCCAGCAAGGGCAGTCCGATGCCAGCGCTGTGAATCCGGCAGAGATTGCGCGCCAAGGTGCCTGGACGGCCCATCTGGATGCGCTGCTGGAACAACTGGCACCGCAAGCTTCGCCCACTATTGCCCCGCATCTGGATGCCCTGCGTGCCATGAGCGCCCAGGCTCGTCTAGAGGCAGGTCTGGCCCTGGCCCAAAACCAGTTCGGCGCTGTCTCCCAGGCTCTGGCTCCTTTCTTGTGGGCAGCCTTGTCTCTGGAAGTGGCTTTGGCTGCACGGGCAGTGCCTTTGCCCATGGCCAGCAATGAAGAGTCCGCCAGTTGCCCGGTCTGCGGCGGTGTTCCTGTTGCCAGCCTGATCTACAAAGGCACCCGCCAAGGTCTGCGCTATCTGCACTGCTCCTTGTGCGAATGCGAATGGCATATGGTTCGTGCCAAATGCACCAACTGCGCCGATGCAGGCGATCTGGACTACCTGAGCTTCGATACCACTGAAGCCGTGGTACGCGCAGAAAGCTGTGGTCACTGCCATAGCTATCTGAAAGTGATCTCGCAGGAACGCGAGCCAGGTGCTGAAACTGTTGCAGACGATCTGGCCAGCCTGGTACTGGATGATGCGGCAACTGAAGAGGGGTATGGTCGCACCGGCCTGAACCCCTTTGCATTGCCTGATCAGGCTCTGTAA